From one Plasmodium malariae genome assembly, chromosome: 12 genomic stretch:
- the PmUG01_12030700 gene encoding conserved Plasmodium protein, unknown function: MMNILKNVKLGKAFFNTLNVMKKNNFSTKEKNYEIFENENFLIKFQELKMNKIIYKKDYNEYLKLYKMYNPNYVKLTTEKNNSFKFSICWIINDKTVHVNNEETKKIKAFTVTLCNLKEKLSKLGENLNQAEDDFVITAEGGKESEHGKSLSNIVSKSGQDDIGKGEKNANYVNITGNVNNRNGVHGTNVAQKKEGKRINLCKRVNHKYRGHTVDTLEEKTYTEVDSNCGHIPPRINYSNFEIHVNKSVIMKEEEKKETRINYVKMAKLWELFLFHKENNNVKEEKVYFEILKKLFLKASFFEKNKKKDFQFFENILTSSLLKPDIFISVLNLLYSIFFNSSLSTNNDIMKNGNQVKGSCNSSNHPIVSSTVNGAKINSCSCLVDGNSIVNRKDVYTYRDPAITNVHFKQNNIVVSAKRKNINDTIKLTHISDSQHEYKNRSTENLLLNYDMISKIRRYILKYLFNTFYEKHLGLKSLHDTFDMHYSYKLKYCSRENNLFKFVSLNGVEAEAKNVLLIRCTSKRSAGGTNYTGSTRCTRCDISPGSCSINEGTCSCRCDGSTKDTFFLGLVKKAQRINDLYVLHLDVKKYKLSKCNKDIMLYEEMNMNEDYYECYLNSRSKNCTKILNEYAQKKQYASCSWVNSTPCTDNNSSSNCNNNSNNVYEAITLTVQLNTISNRIKYSMLNLFDKKEFLNKEIIQVLLNEENGHISKGELKINKFNKILTSVGDYNYLIEEAINKFLQHRKKEINYFNVSDNDLIKKDQIINILYKKLKNDQNEFTKLCNIYKKFDIYQKSVLYDILVNEKLVPVHLVHGAPGSGKSDLISFIIYVLTLEKKNNVFVGTSKHISVQNIRNKLHHLNLSLNRDTMNRRIHQKSDVYIDTIYQAFKIKEKKIKHLIIDEASSLSEYSSLICLNLNCDYIYAFGDDKQLTFPSVINEKKRLEINYLSIFEKLKKHKNIKCHYLLIQYRLIFPIYLFTSFYFYKKKLIASKNIVDNFFHSHIMNKSIFFQILSNYNSSTNLKKKFSQNVGIPILFIDTYDEVFNHQTFEEKINYSYINPFEAQVILKLTQILTLTSQQNVAVLTPYTSQKLYIQKMLEDSDAYRYNDNNSDNNYYDSNNNNYSNNSNNNNYYSNSNNNNYYSNSNNNNYYSNNNNNNNSNNNNNNNSNNNNNSSNNNNNSSNNNNNSSNNNNNSSNNNNNSSNNNNNSSNNKNYYNNNSTCHDNEMYRKRENYEMYENILYQKEFNNSCNKVQVDKTITTTAKKQGHISPRANRSSYTHIFNFFKNTNKENRLNESNYHSEDKNVKLDDLDMCNSNQFITTDKMPQLYFSKCKGKYSNNLASSEVKIHLKCKTTNNCSGMNSDHKNDFYGNKLIDLFNRPNDNVVSTYNSEDRENCNTLHKNVHTIDSYQGCENDLIIISTVRSNDKNILGFLNDEKRMNVLLTRMKKGIIIVGNSNTLRNNFFWNEFISFLDFFNSRKSILSFPRLSSFK; encoded by the exons ATTTAAATCAAGCAGAAGATGACTTTGTAATAACTGCAGAGGGAGGGAAAGAGAGTGAACATGGAAAAAGCTTGAGTAACATTGTAAGCAAAAGTGGACAGGATGATATAGGTAAAGGTGAAAAGAATGCAAActatgtaaatataacagGCAACGTGAACAATAGAAATGGCGTACATGGCACAAATGTAGCACAAAAGAAGGAGGGAAAACGAATAAATTTATGCAAAAGGGTTAATCATAAGTACAGGGGCCATACAGTGGACACTTTGGAAGAGAAAACCTACACAGAAGTAGATTCAAATTGTGGACACATCCCCCCCCGTATCAATTACAGCAATTTCGAAATACATGTAAATAAGAGTGTAATAATGaaagaagaggaaaaaaaggaaaccagaataaattatgtaaaaatggcaaaattgtgggaattatttttatttcataaagaaaataataatgtgaaagaagaaaaagtatattttgaaattttaaaaaaattatttttaaaagcctctttttttgaaaaaaataaaaaaaaagatttccaattttttgaaaatatactAACTTCGTCACTCCTAAAGCcggatatatttattagtgtcttaaatttactttattcaattttttttaattcatcaTTAAGtacaaataatgatattatgaaaaatgggAACCAAGTTAAGGGTAGTTGTAACAGTAGTAATCATCCTATTGTAAGTAGCACTGTGAACGGGgcaaaaattaattcatgCAGTTGTTTAGTGGATGGAAATAGTATTGTTAATAGGAAGgatgtgtatacatacagAGATCCAGCCATTACTAATGTacattttaaacaaaataatatagtagTAAGTgctaagagaaaaaatataaatgatacaATAAAACTTACACACATTTCTGATAGCCAACATGAGTACAAAAATAGGTCCActgaaaatttattacttAATTACGATATGATCAGCAAAATTAGGAGGTACATACtaaagtatttatttaacacTTTCTATGAAAAACATTTAGGTCTAAAGAGCCTGCATGATACCTTCGATATGCATTACTCATACAAGTTGAAATACTGCTCAAGGGAAAATAATCTGTTCAAGTTTGTTTCCCTAAACGGGGTTGAAGCGGAAgctaaaaatgttttattgaTTAGGTGTACCAGTAAGAGGAGTGCTGGTGGTACCAACTATACTGGTAGTACTAGGTGTACTAGGTGTGATATTAGCCCTGGAAGTTGTAGTATTAACGAAGGTACTTGCAGTTGTCGTTGTGATGGTAGCACAAAGGATACCTTTTTTCTAGGATTAGTAAAAAAAGCTCAGCGGATCAATGATTTGTATGTCCTACATTTggatgtaaaaaaatataagttgAGTAAATGTAACAAAGACATTATGTTATATGAAGAGATGAACATGAATGAAGATTATTATGAATGCTACTTAAACAGTAGGAGTAAAAATTGTACAAAAATTCTAAATGAATATGCGCAAAAGAAGCAGTATGCTTCGTGTTCGTGGGTCAACAGTACGCCTTGCACAGATAACAACAGTAGTagtaattgtaataataatagtaataacgtGTATGAAGCCATCACGCTGACCGTTCAACTTAATACCATCTcgaatagaataaaatattccatGTTGAACCTATTCGATAAAAAGGAATTCTTAAATAAGGAAATTATCCaagtattattaaatgaagaaaatggGCACATAAGTAAAGGGgagttaaaaataaacaagtttaataaaatattaactaGTGTAGGagattataattatttaattgaagaagccataaataaattcttacaacacagaaaaaaggaaattaattattttaatgtatcaGACAATGATTTGATAAAAAAGgatcaaataataaatatattgtacaaaaaattgaagaatGACCAAAATGAATTTACCAAActgtgtaatatatataaaaaatttgacatatatcaaaaaagtGTTTTATACGATATCTTAGTTAATGAGAAGCTGGTGCCCGTACACTTGGTTCacg GCGCCCCGGGAAGCGGAAAGAGCGACCTCATTTCTTTCATAATATACGTGTTGACGcttgaaaaaaagaacaacGTTTTTGTTGGAACGAGTAAACACATATCGGTGCAAAATATACGAAACAAATTACATCATTTGAATCTAAGCTTGAATAGAGATACCATGAATAGAAGAATTCATCAAAAATCAGATGTATATATTGACACCATATATCAagcatttaaaataaaagaaaagaagataaaacatttaattattGATGAAGCTTCAAGTCTATCAGAATACAGTAGTTTGATTTGTCTAAATTTGAATTGTGATTATATATACGCTTTTGGAGATGACAAACAGTTAACATTTCCAAGtgttataaatgaaaagaagagattagaaataaattatttaagtatatttgaaaaattaaaaaagcataaaaacataaagtGTCATTATTTGTTAATACAATATAGATTAATTTTcccaatatatttatttacatctttttatttttataaaaaaaaattgattgcctcaaaaaatattgtagataacttttttcattcgcatattatgaacaaatccatcttttttcaaattttatcaaattaCAATTCTTCAaccaatttaaaaaaaaaattctcacAAAATGTTGGTATcccaattttatttattgataCATATGATGAAGTATTTAACCATCAAACGTTCGAAGAAAAGATTAATTACTCTTATATAAATCCATTCGAGGCTCAggtcattttaaaattaacacAAATTTTGACCTTAACAAGTCAGCAGAATGTTGCTGTTTTGACACCCTATACTAGccaaaaattgtatatacaaaaaatgttaGAGGACAGCGACGCGTACagatataatgataataacagtgataataattattatgatagtaataacaataattattccaataacagtaataacaataattattacagtaacagtaataacaataattattacagtaacagtaataacaataattattacagtaacaacaataacaacaacaatagtaacaacaataacaacaacaatagtaacaacaataacaacagtagtaacaacaataacaacagtagtaacaacaataacaacagtagtaacaacaataacaacagtagtaacaacaataacaatagtagtaacaacaataacaacagtagtaacaacaaaaattattataataataatagcacaTGCCACGATAATGAAATGTATCGGAAGAGAGAAAACTATGAAATGTATGAAAATATTCTGTATCAAAAAGAGTTTAATAATTCGTGCAATAAAGTTCAAGTAGACAAaactattactactactgctaaGAAACAGGGGCATATATCGCCTCGTGCTAACCGTAGCTcttatacacacatattcaatttttttaaaaacacaaataaggaaaatagATTAAATGAATCTAATTATCATTCAGaagataaaaatgtaaaattagaTGACCTGGATATGTGTAATTCTAATCAATTTATTACTACTGACAAAATGCCCCAGCTATATTTCTCAAAATGTAAGGGGAAATATAGTAACAATTTAGCCTCGTCAGAGGTAAAAATccatttaaaatgtaaaacaaCAAATAATTGCAGTGGTATGAATAGTGATCATAAGAATGACTTTTACGGAAATAAGCTAATTGATTTGTTTAATAGACCAAACGATAATGTAGTATCAACTTATAATTCCGAGGACAGAGAAAATTGCAACactttacataaaaatgtgcATACAATTGACAGCTACCAGGGGTGCGAAAATGacttaattattataagtaCAGTTAGATCAAatgacaaaaatattttaggcTTCCTAAATGATGAAAAGCGAATGAACGTTTTGTTAACCagaatgaaaaaaggaattattaTCGTTGGAAATTCAAATACACTaaggaataattttttctggaatgaatttatatcatttcttGACTTCTTTAATTCAAGAAAGTCTATTTTGAGTTTTCCCCGCTTAAGCAGTTTCAAATGA